A genomic segment from Cryptosporangium minutisporangium encodes:
- a CDS encoding ATP-binding protein, which translates to MSPAAALARSVGFACLFTLAAIGGRLTILEGASLSLVWPAAGVAVVWFVAQRGAPVPAVDWVLLVGVTLAVNLATGAAVVLAVGFVLANAVQIGVFLTLFGRLKPDWRRGDAPPLVRLGDLWRMIAATAASTVCGAIVGPTLASWYAGSWSWLGELVWLTRNISSILLIGILGLLLIGRVGVDERFRGWRLVELVALAVCSLAAYVVAFALPHGLPLAFPLLVVTVWAGARFPTPLVAVHGVVVGTVGVLFTLHGAGPFAAIESHPMRALVAQAFVAMVGVLGPVLALGRDEREALSQELRNAAAASAAQAKTLSTIVDSISDGLMVIGADGRILLRNPAAMNLFPGVSRRSEFVGDNSEIILAEPGGGPIDVADLPFTHALAGKTVVDRDLAVRQSATGIERIFQVSAAPLADDGSGRRAVVLYHDVTSDRRHRDELTTFAGVVAHDLLNPLTTVEGWTEALSELLAEHPEVPGARDGIVRISRGATRMRHLINDLLAYTTARDGALALARVSLDDLVDEIVSARIDQATAAGELPPRFSVGRLHDIEADPVLARQLLDNLISNAVKYTAPGTVPHVTIGTELLDDDRVHLTVTDRGIGIPPGQHEAIFANFHRAHRDAGYAGTGLGLAICARIVERHGGTIAASDNPSGPGARFTVTLPAARTPATGAAEPAAAAVGR; encoded by the coding sequence ATGAGCCCAGCCGCAGCCCTGGCCCGGTCGGTCGGCTTCGCCTGCCTCTTCACCCTCGCCGCGATCGGGGGGCGGCTCACGATTCTGGAGGGCGCGAGCCTCAGTCTGGTCTGGCCTGCTGCGGGGGTCGCGGTCGTCTGGTTCGTCGCGCAGCGGGGCGCGCCGGTTCCGGCGGTGGACTGGGTGCTGCTGGTCGGCGTCACGCTGGCGGTGAACCTCGCGACCGGCGCAGCGGTCGTGCTCGCGGTCGGCTTCGTGCTCGCCAACGCGGTGCAGATCGGTGTTTTCCTGACGCTCTTCGGACGTCTCAAACCGGACTGGCGGCGTGGCGACGCGCCGCCGCTCGTCCGGCTCGGCGACCTCTGGCGGATGATCGCCGCGACCGCCGCGAGCACGGTCTGCGGTGCGATCGTCGGACCGACGTTGGCCAGTTGGTACGCGGGCTCCTGGTCGTGGCTCGGCGAGCTGGTGTGGCTCACCCGCAACATCTCGAGCATCCTGCTGATCGGCATCCTCGGGCTGCTGCTGATCGGCCGTGTGGGCGTCGATGAGCGGTTCCGTGGCTGGCGGCTGGTGGAGCTGGTCGCGCTGGCCGTCTGCTCGCTCGCCGCGTACGTCGTGGCGTTCGCGCTCCCGCACGGGCTGCCGCTGGCGTTCCCGCTGCTCGTGGTCACGGTGTGGGCCGGTGCCCGGTTCCCGACGCCGCTGGTGGCCGTGCACGGCGTCGTCGTCGGGACGGTCGGCGTGTTGTTCACGCTGCACGGCGCGGGTCCGTTCGCCGCGATCGAATCGCACCCGATGCGCGCGCTGGTCGCGCAGGCGTTCGTCGCGATGGTGGGGGTGCTCGGACCGGTGCTCGCGCTCGGCCGGGACGAGCGGGAGGCGCTCAGCCAGGAACTGCGCAACGCCGCGGCGGCCAGCGCGGCCCAGGCGAAGACGCTGAGCACGATCGTCGACTCGATCAGCGACGGGCTCATGGTGATCGGCGCGGACGGTCGGATCCTGCTGCGCAACCCGGCGGCGATGAACCTCTTTCCGGGGGTCTCGCGACGCAGCGAGTTCGTCGGCGACAACTCCGAGATCATCCTGGCCGAACCCGGTGGAGGGCCGATCGACGTGGCCGACCTGCCGTTCACCCACGCGCTGGCCGGGAAGACCGTGGTGGACCGTGACCTCGCGGTGCGGCAGTCGGCCACCGGAATCGAGCGGATCTTCCAGGTCTCGGCGGCGCCCCTGGCGGACGACGGCTCCGGCCGTCGGGCCGTCGTGCTGTACCACGACGTGACGTCCGACCGGCGGCACCGGGACGAGCTCACCACGTTCGCCGGCGTCGTCGCGCACGACCTGCTCAACCCGCTGACCACCGTCGAGGGCTGGACCGAGGCGCTCTCCGAACTGCTCGCCGAGCATCCCGAGGTTCCCGGGGCGCGCGACGGCATCGTCCGGATCAGCCGCGGAGCGACGCGGATGCGGCACCTGATCAACGATCTGCTCGCGTACACGACCGCGCGGGACGGCGCGCTGGCGCTCGCGCGGGTGTCGCTGGACGACCTGGTCGACGAGATCGTGTCCGCCCGGATCGACCAGGCGACGGCGGCCGGTGAGTTGCCGCCCCGCTTCTCGGTCGGGCGGCTCCACGACATCGAGGCCGACCCGGTGCTCGCCCGCCAGCTGCTGGACAACCTGATCAGCAACGCGGTCAAGTACACCGCGCCGGGGACGGTGCCGCACGTGACGATCGGAACCGAGCTGCTCGACGACGACCGGGTCCACCTCACGGTCACCGACCGCGGAATCGGAATCCCGCCCGGTCAGCACGAGGCGATCTTCGCGAACTTCCACCGCGCCCACCGGGACGCCGGGTACGCCGGCACCGGTCTGGGGCTGGCGATCTGCGCGCGGATCGTCGAGCGGCACGGCGGCACGATCGCCGCGTCGGACAATCCGTCCGGGCCGGGGGCCCGGTTCACCGTGACGTTGCCCGCGGCACGAACGCCGGCCACCGGCGCGGCAGAACCCGCCGCGGCGGCCGTCGGCCGCTGA
- a CDS encoding MIP/aquaporin family protein, whose amino-acid sequence MAERLKIPKVPGIVGEFAAEFAGTMILILFGVGVVAQVVGGEIGDHDSITWAWGFGVTMGVFVAARISGAHLNPAVTIALAAFKGFSWRKVPTYIAAQTLGAFVAALLVRWNYSEVLAKVDPGNTIKTQGVFSTLPGNGTLPVSEWGALRDQIIGTAILLFVILAVTDLRNNPPLANLAPLIIGFLVVAIGMAWGTNAGYAINPARDFGPRLASYFTGYETAWSDQYGNPYWWVPIVGPIVGGLIGAALYGLLVGRFLPSAEPPEPGEVPSADARDVPRPSEKIA is encoded by the coding sequence ATGGCGGAACGGTTGAAGATCCCGAAGGTTCCCGGCATCGTCGGCGAGTTTGCGGCCGAGTTCGCGGGGACGATGATTCTGATCCTGTTCGGCGTGGGTGTGGTCGCTCAGGTCGTGGGCGGCGAGATCGGTGATCACGACAGCATCACCTGGGCGTGGGGCTTCGGTGTCACGATGGGGGTGTTCGTCGCCGCTCGGATCAGTGGCGCGCACCTCAACCCCGCGGTGACGATCGCGCTGGCGGCGTTCAAGGGCTTCTCCTGGCGCAAGGTGCCGACGTACATCGCCGCCCAGACACTGGGCGCGTTCGTCGCGGCCCTGCTCGTGCGGTGGAACTACTCCGAGGTCCTGGCGAAGGTCGACCCCGGCAACACGATCAAGACGCAGGGTGTCTTCTCGACGCTGCCCGGCAACGGGACGCTGCCGGTCTCCGAGTGGGGCGCGTTACGCGACCAGATCATCGGTACCGCGATCCTGCTCTTCGTGATCCTGGCCGTGACCGACCTGCGCAACAACCCGCCGCTGGCCAATCTGGCGCCGCTCATCATCGGGTTCCTGGTGGTCGCGATCGGCATGGCGTGGGGCACGAACGCCGGGTACGCGATCAACCCGGCCCGCGACTTCGGTCCCCGGCTCGCGTCGTACTTCACCGGTTACGAAACGGCCTGGAGTGATCAATACGGCAATCCCTACTGGTGGGTGCCGATCGTCGGCCCGATCGTCGGTGGACTCATCGGTGCTGCCCTCTACGGTCTGTTGGTCGGACGGTTCCTGCCGTCGGCCGAGCCGCCGGAGCCCGGTGAGGTTCCGTCGGCCGATGCACGGGACGTGCCCCGCCCCTCCGAGAAGATCGCCTGA
- a CDS encoding glycerol-3-phosphate dehydrogenase/oxidase, translated as MDTGRLSPEAREAALTALADGTELDVVVIGGGVVGAGTALDAVTRGLSVALVEARDIASGTSSRSSKLIHGGLRYLEMLDFGLVREALHERGLLVQRLAPHLVRPVKFLYPLKHRGWERLYAGSGVALYDALSLSSASRKLPRHRHLTRRGALRVCPSLRKDALVGALQYYDAQVDDARHTLFLARTAAAYGAHVLSRAEVVGFLRESERVTGVRVRDLEHDRVLEIRAKQVINATGVWTDDTQAMVGERGQFNVRASKGIHLLVPRDRIQSSTGLILRTATSVLFVIPWGRHWIIGTTDTDWALDKAHPAASSRDIDYLLTEVNKVLITPLAKEDVVGVYAGLRPLLAGESESTSKLSREHTVASPQPGLVVVAGGKYTTYRVMARDAVDAAVHNLDRGAPKSCTDIVPLLGAEGFTALRNQRNALAARSGLHVARIEHLLNRYGSLIDELLALMAADPSLRSPLEGAEDYLRVEIAYAASHEGARHLEDVLTRRTRISIEIADRGVAAPRPAAQLMAGVLGWSEEQVDREVDHYLRRVEAERASQDQPDDETADATRLGAADVVPLVRS; from the coding sequence ATGGACACGGGCCGACTGTCGCCGGAAGCACGAGAGGCAGCACTCACCGCGCTCGCCGACGGCACCGAGCTGGACGTGGTGGTGATCGGCGGCGGTGTGGTCGGCGCCGGCACCGCGCTGGACGCGGTGACCCGCGGGTTGTCCGTCGCGCTGGTCGAGGCCAGAGACATCGCCAGCGGCACGTCCAGCCGGTCGAGCAAGCTGATCCACGGTGGCCTGCGCTACCTGGAGATGCTCGACTTCGGGCTGGTCCGGGAAGCGCTGCACGAACGGGGCCTGCTGGTGCAGCGGCTCGCACCGCACCTGGTGCGCCCCGTCAAGTTCCTCTACCCGCTCAAGCACCGCGGGTGGGAACGGCTCTACGCCGGCAGTGGCGTGGCGCTCTACGACGCGCTGAGCCTGTCGAGCGCCAGCCGGAAGCTGCCGCGCCACCGGCACCTGACCCGACGCGGTGCGCTGCGCGTCTGCCCCTCGTTACGCAAGGACGCCCTGGTCGGCGCCTTGCAGTACTACGACGCACAGGTGGACGACGCCCGGCACACGCTGTTCTTGGCCCGCACCGCCGCGGCCTATGGGGCGCATGTGCTGTCCCGTGCCGAGGTGGTCGGGTTCCTCCGGGAGTCCGAGCGGGTCACCGGCGTCCGGGTGCGCGACCTGGAGCACGACCGGGTGCTGGAGATCCGCGCGAAGCAGGTCATCAACGCGACCGGCGTCTGGACCGACGACACCCAGGCGATGGTCGGGGAGCGCGGCCAGTTCAACGTCCGGGCGTCCAAGGGCATTCACCTGCTGGTGCCCCGTGACCGGATCCAGTCGTCCACCGGCCTGATCCTCCGCACCGCCACCAGCGTCCTGTTCGTCATCCCGTGGGGACGGCACTGGATCATCGGCACCACCGACACCGACTGGGCGCTGGACAAGGCGCACCCGGCCGCGTCCAGCCGCGACATCGACTACCTGCTGACCGAGGTCAACAAGGTGCTGATCACGCCGCTGGCCAAGGAGGATGTGGTCGGCGTGTACGCCGGGCTGCGCCCGCTGCTGGCCGGGGAGTCCGAGTCGACCTCCAAGCTCTCCCGCGAGCACACGGTCGCCAGCCCGCAGCCGGGGCTCGTCGTGGTGGCCGGCGGCAAGTACACGACCTATCGGGTGATGGCCCGGGACGCCGTCGACGCGGCCGTCCACAACCTCGACCGGGGTGCGCCGAAGTCGTGCACCGACATCGTGCCGCTGCTCGGTGCGGAGGGGTTCACCGCGCTGCGCAACCAGCGGAACGCGCTCGCTGCCCGTTCGGGGCTGCACGTGGCGCGGATCGAGCACCTGCTCAACCGGTACGGGTCGCTGATCGACGAGTTGCTGGCGCTGATGGCCGCCGACCCGTCGCTGCGCAGCCCGCTGGAGGGCGCCGAGGACTACCTGCGCGTCGAGATCGCCTACGCCGCCTCGCACGAGGGCGCCCGGCACCTGGAGGACGTCCTCACCCGGCGGACCCGGATCTCGATCGAGATCGCCGACCGCGGCGTCGCCGCGCCCCGGCCGGCGGCGCAGCTGATGGCCGGCGTGCTCGGCTGGAGCGAGGAGCAGGTCGACCGGGAGGTCGACCACTACCTCCGGCGGGTCGAGGCCGAGCGGGCGTCCCAGGACCAACCGGACGACGAGACCGCGGACGCCACCCGGCTGGGCGCCGCCGATGTGGTGCCATTAGTCAGATCGTGA
- a CDS encoding MarR family transcriptional regulator: MTDHVDGILAQWHRERPDLDVSPMAVIGRLSRAAVAVDARLARNFAAHGLDRASFDVLATLLRNGPPHRLTPAALAADSMITSSAVAQRLNRLEARGLVARAPNPEDGRGSLVTLTPAGKAAVEETLPDHLATEEELLADLSPAERTVLADLLARLLRSAGAG, translated from the coding sequence GTGACCGATCACGTCGACGGAATCCTGGCCCAGTGGCACCGCGAGCGTCCGGATCTGGACGTGTCACCGATGGCCGTGATCGGGCGGCTGAGCCGAGCGGCGGTCGCCGTCGACGCGCGGCTCGCCCGGAACTTTGCCGCGCACGGCCTGGACCGCGCGTCCTTCGACGTCCTCGCGACCCTGCTCCGGAACGGGCCGCCGCACCGGCTGACGCCGGCGGCGCTGGCCGCCGACTCGATGATCACGTCGAGCGCGGTCGCTCAGCGTCTCAACCGCCTCGAAGCGCGCGGCCTGGTGGCCCGGGCGCCGAACCCGGAGGACGGCCGGGGGAGCCTCGTCACGCTCACGCCGGCCGGGAAGGCCGCGGTCGAGGAGACGCTGCCCGACCACCTGGCGACCGAGGAGGAGCTGCTCGCCGACCTGAGCCCGGCGGAGCGCACCGTGCTGGCCGACCTGCTCGCCCGCCTGCTGCGGAGCGCGGGCGCCGGCTGA
- a CDS encoding EamA family transporter translates to MLSNRTRVLLATAVAPATWGTTYLVTTELLPPGRPLLAGVLRALPAGLLLLAIVRVLPRGSWWWRAAVLGTLNIGAFFALLFVAAYRLPGGVAAIAGALQPLLVAALATVVLRERLRLRTVGAGVAGVVGVALVVLTASARLDAIGVAAALAGAGSMAVGIVLAKRWTPPASPLVTTSWQLIAGGLVLTPVALLVEGPPSEVDAPAIGGYVYLSLVGTALAYVLWFRGLAALPAATTSFLSLLSPVVAVLAGWAVLGQGLSLFQLLGVAVVLAAVLVATRPTDRPADRAEAPDLTRPVRYGTAPVDGTP, encoded by the coding sequence GTGCTTAGCAATCGAACCCGCGTCCTGCTCGCCACCGCAGTCGCTCCGGCGACGTGGGGCACCACCTACCTGGTCACGACCGAGCTGTTACCGCCGGGACGCCCGCTGCTGGCCGGGGTACTCCGCGCCCTCCCGGCCGGCTTGCTGCTGCTCGCGATCGTCCGGGTGCTGCCCCGCGGCTCGTGGTGGTGGCGCGCGGCGGTGCTCGGCACGCTGAACATCGGCGCGTTCTTCGCGCTGCTGTTCGTCGCGGCGTACCGGCTCCCCGGCGGGGTGGCCGCGATCGCCGGTGCGCTCCAGCCGCTCCTGGTCGCCGCGCTCGCCACCGTCGTGCTGCGCGAGCGACTGCGGCTCCGCACCGTCGGGGCCGGGGTGGCCGGAGTGGTCGGCGTGGCCCTGGTCGTCCTCACCGCGTCGGCCCGCCTGGACGCGATCGGCGTCGCCGCGGCCCTGGCCGGCGCCGGGTCGATGGCGGTCGGCATCGTCCTCGCGAAACGCTGGACGCCGCCCGCCTCACCGCTGGTCACCACCTCCTGGCAGCTGATCGCCGGTGGGCTCGTGCTCACGCCGGTCGCGCTGCTGGTCGAGGGCCCGCCGTCCGAGGTGGACGCCCCGGCGATCGGCGGTTACGTCTACCTGTCGCTGGTCGGTACAGCGCTGGCCTACGTGCTCTGGTTCCGCGGTCTCGCCGCGCTCCCGGCCGCGACGACGTCGTTCCTGAGCCTGCTCAGCCCGGTGGTGGCGGTGCTCGCGGGATGGGCGGTGCTCGGCCAGGGTCTGTCGCTGTTCCAGCTGCTCGGCGTGGCGGTCGTGCTCGCCGCCGTCCTCGTCGCGACCCGCCCGACGGACCGCCCCGCGGACCGGGCGGAAGCACCCGACCTGACTCGCCCCGTTCGGTACGGAACCGCACCGGTGGACGGGACGCCTTAG
- a CDS encoding glycoside hydrolase family 16 protein: protein MRRRVIVAVLAVLTALVVAPMPPAVAADVVLDALTVAATAEEGQALSATARLRSTGGPVTVEAITVAVRDSEGAHFDFPGARAGEVPADGLTFTTGSRTFPAGDYEILVAVRVAGRWVGLTPHRYLTVRTNPVTFRQEFSGPSAAGPNYGLSTAMWFADPCRPGDCTGGLTRYSPDQARLDGRGHLALVAERVADTDTRCGGSSCRYASARLTMLDWTGNDGVAAWSQQGGHFAVRLKAPAGRGLRPALRTIGADRAGAAQASGEQASAERAASGTIDVVEAPGHRLESVRQRASGGVSDLEFSRTSPLPDGGRTTDWHVYALDWRSGPDGYLRWSVDGAVTAELTAARAGTAWTTFRRPHTLVLELAVDDPDTTARFPATALVDWVRVQRYPIR from the coding sequence GTGCGTCGACGGGTGATCGTTGCGGTGCTTGCTGTTCTGACCGCGCTGGTGGTGGCACCGATGCCGCCAGCCGTGGCGGCCGACGTCGTCCTCGACGCGTTGACCGTGGCGGCCACCGCCGAGGAGGGCCAGGCGCTCTCCGCGACCGCCCGCCTCCGGTCGACCGGCGGGCCGGTCACCGTCGAGGCGATCACGGTGGCGGTTCGGGACTCCGAGGGTGCGCACTTCGACTTCCCCGGCGCGCGCGCCGGGGAAGTCCCCGCGGACGGACTCACGTTCACCACCGGTAGCCGGACGTTCCCGGCCGGGGACTACGAGATCCTCGTCGCGGTGCGGGTCGCCGGGCGCTGGGTCGGGCTGACGCCGCATCGGTACCTGACCGTACGGACCAACCCGGTGACGTTCCGCCAGGAGTTCAGCGGCCCGTCCGCGGCGGGTCCGAACTACGGTCTGTCCACCGCGATGTGGTTCGCCGATCCCTGCCGGCCCGGGGATTGCACGGGCGGGCTCACCCGGTACTCGCCGGACCAGGCGCGGCTCGACGGGCGCGGGCACCTCGCGCTGGTCGCCGAGCGCGTGGCGGACACCGACACCCGGTGCGGTGGTTCCTCCTGCCGGTACGCCAGCGCGCGGCTGACGATGCTCGACTGGACCGGCAACGACGGCGTCGCGGCCTGGTCCCAGCAGGGCGGACACTTCGCGGTGCGGCTGAAGGCACCAGCCGGCCGAGGCCTACGGCCCGCGCTCCGGACGATCGGCGCCGACCGGGCGGGCGCGGCCCAAGCGAGCGGAGAGCAGGCGAGCGCCGAACGAGCCGCGTCCGGGACCATCGACGTCGTCGAGGCGCCGGGGCACCGGCTGGAGTCGGTGCGGCAGCGGGCCTCCGGCGGCGTCTCCGACCTGGAATTCAGCCGGACCTCACCACTTCCGGACGGCGGCCGGACCACCGACTGGCACGTCTACGCGCTGGACTGGCGATCCGGGCCGGACGGCTACCTGAGGTGGTCGGTCGACGGCGCCGTCACCGCAGAGCTGACCGCAGCCCGGGCGGGAACCGCCTGGACGACGTTCCGCCGACCGCACACCCTCGTCCTGGAGCTCGCGGTCGACGATCCGGACACCACCGCCCGCTTCCCGGCCACCGCACTCGTCGATTGGGTGCGTGTCCAGCGCTACCCCATCCGGTAG
- the glpK gene encoding glycerol kinase GlpK yields MPDFVGAVDQGTTSTRFMVFDHGGNEVGRHQLEHEQILPQAGWVEHNPVEIWERTTSVIRTAMNQLNLSASDLAALGVTNQRETTVVWDRRTGRPYYNAIVWQDTRTDRIASALDRDERGKVIRQKAGLPPATYFSGGKIQWILENVDGVREAAEAGHAIFGNTDSWLLWNLTGGTDGGSHVTDVTNASRTMLMNLETLDWDDELLGFFNIPRAMLPEIRPSSDPNGYGEAAAHGPLRGAVPLTGDLGDQQAATVGQVCFAPGEAKNTYGTGNFLLLNTGTELVRSEHGLLTTVCYQFGEQAPVFALEGSIAVTGSAVQWLRDQLGIISGAAQSEALARQVEDNGGVYFVPAFSGLFAPYWRSDARGAIVGLSRYNTNAHLARATLESICYQSRDVAEAMEADSGVHLEVLKVDGGVTANSLCMQLQADILGVPVSRPVVAETTALGAAYAAGLAVGFWKNTDELRENWNESERWQPSWDEDRRAVGYAKWRKAVERTLDWVDVD; encoded by the coding sequence ATGCCTGATTTCGTCGGCGCAGTCGATCAGGGCACGACCAGCACCCGGTTCATGGTCTTCGACCACGGTGGGAACGAGGTCGGCCGTCACCAGCTGGAGCACGAGCAGATCCTGCCGCAGGCCGGCTGGGTCGAGCACAACCCGGTGGAGATCTGGGAGCGGACCACCTCGGTGATCCGCACCGCGATGAACCAGCTCAACCTCTCCGCGTCCGATCTCGCGGCGCTGGGCGTCACCAACCAGCGCGAGACGACCGTGGTGTGGGACCGGCGCACCGGCCGCCCCTACTACAACGCGATCGTCTGGCAGGACACCCGCACCGACCGGATCGCGTCCGCCCTCGACCGTGACGAGCGCGGCAAGGTCATCCGGCAGAAGGCCGGCCTGCCGCCGGCGACGTACTTCTCCGGCGGCAAGATCCAGTGGATCCTGGAGAACGTCGACGGCGTGCGCGAGGCCGCGGAGGCCGGTCACGCGATCTTCGGCAACACCGACTCCTGGCTGCTCTGGAACCTCACCGGCGGCACCGACGGCGGCTCGCACGTCACCGACGTCACCAACGCCAGCCGCACGATGCTGATGAACCTGGAGACGCTCGACTGGGACGACGAGCTGCTGGGCTTCTTCAACATTCCGCGGGCGATGCTCCCGGAGATCCGACCCTCGTCCGACCCCAACGGTTACGGGGAGGCCGCCGCGCACGGGCCGCTGCGCGGGGCGGTCCCGCTCACCGGCGACCTCGGCGACCAGCAGGCCGCCACCGTCGGGCAGGTCTGCTTCGCGCCCGGCGAGGCCAAGAACACCTACGGCACCGGCAACTTCCTGCTTCTCAACACCGGCACCGAACTGGTGCGCTCGGAGCACGGGCTGCTCACCACGGTCTGTTACCAGTTCGGTGAGCAGGCGCCGGTGTTCGCGCTGGAGGGCTCGATCGCGGTGACCGGCTCGGCCGTGCAGTGGCTGCGCGACCAGCTCGGCATCATCAGCGGTGCGGCGCAGAGCGAGGCGCTGGCCCGCCAGGTCGAGGACAACGGCGGTGTGTACTTCGTGCCGGCGTTCTCCGGCCTGTTCGCGCCGTACTGGCGCTCGGACGCCCGCGGGGCGATCGTCGGGCTCTCCCGGTACAACACGAACGCGCACTTGGCCCGGGCGACGCTGGAGTCGATCTGCTACCAGAGCCGGGACGTCGCCGAGGCGATGGAGGCCGACTCCGGCGTCCACCTCGAAGTCCTCAAGGTCGACGGGGGTGTCACCGCCAACAGCCTGTGCATGCAGCTGCAGGCCGACATCCTCGGCGTGCCGGTGAGCCGGCCGGTCGTCGCCGAGACCACCGCGCTCGGCGCGGCCTACGCGGCCGGACTGGCCGTCGGGTTCTGGAAGAACACCGACGAGCTGCGGGAGAACTGGAACGAATCGGAGCGCTGGCAGCCGAGCTGGGACGAGGATCGGCGCGCCGTGGGCTACGCGAAGTGGCGGAAGGCCGTCGAGCGCACCCTCGACTGGGTGGACGTCGACTGA
- a CDS encoding IclR family transcriptional regulator, translating to MPGSVQSIERAAAILRLLAGASGPLGVSEIAEALGLAKATAHGLLRTLHRVGFVDQDGTGGKYRLGHSLLDLGGGPLDLNELRSHAINWADPLAARTGEAVRIGALQTGAVIVVHHVFRPDDTQQKLDVGSSLPAHATALGKALLAYAPNAAVVLAKGLPPFSHRTITDPRILRAGLEEVRERGWAAEVEEMTVGQAGIAVPIRGHGGLVVGAIGVSGPVDRICDPGLRPRSALVNRVREAARAVSRDLTNN from the coding sequence ATGCCCGGCTCCGTCCAGTCCATCGAGCGGGCCGCGGCGATTCTCCGGCTGCTGGCCGGCGCCTCCGGCCCGCTGGGCGTCAGCGAGATCGCCGAGGCGCTCGGGCTCGCGAAGGCGACCGCGCACGGTTTGTTACGGACGCTGCACCGCGTCGGTTTCGTCGATCAGGACGGGACCGGCGGCAAGTACCGGCTCGGCCACTCGCTGCTCGACCTCGGCGGCGGCCCGCTGGACCTCAACGAGCTGCGGTCGCACGCGATCAACTGGGCCGACCCGCTGGCGGCGCGCACCGGGGAGGCGGTACGCATCGGGGCGCTGCAGACCGGCGCGGTGATCGTCGTCCACCACGTGTTCCGGCCCGACGACACCCAGCAGAAACTCGACGTCGGCTCGTCGCTCCCGGCCCACGCGACCGCGCTCGGCAAGGCGCTGCTGGCCTACGCACCGAACGCCGCCGTGGTCCTGGCGAAGGGCCTGCCGCCCTTCAGCCACCGCACGATCACCGACCCCCGGATCCTGCGCGCCGGCCTGGAAGAGGTGCGTGAACGCGGCTGGGCCGCCGAGGTCGAGGAGATGACCGTCGGGCAGGCCGGTATCGCGGTGCCGATCCGCGGGCACGGCGGGCTGGTGGTCGGGGCGATCGGGGTGTCCGGCCCCGTCGACCGGATCTGCGACCCCGGCCTGCGGCCGCGGTCGGCGCTGGTCAACCGCGTGCGCGAGGCCGCGCGGGCGGTCTCCCGCGACCTGACGAACAACTGA
- a CDS encoding response regulator, translating to MARLLVVEDEPDLRDLLVQRIEAVGHEVMPVATGAAALRTLAHNGLPDAAVLDVDLPGQDGVALLADLRQRQPELPALFITVLWSGELLARMKATGCPYLTKPFTAADLRAALDDLLGGEGRATVDGPASDGPGGPGGPGGSGGPGPDKPSAPG from the coding sequence ATGGCGCGGTTGCTGGTGGTCGAGGACGAGCCGGACCTGCGGGATCTGCTCGTCCAGCGGATCGAGGCGGTGGGTCACGAGGTCATGCCGGTGGCCACCGGTGCCGCTGCTCTCCGGACGCTCGCGCACAACGGTCTGCCGGACGCTGCGGTGCTCGACGTCGATCTACCGGGTCAGGACGGCGTCGCCTTGCTCGCCGACCTCCGGCAGCGTCAGCCCGAGTTGCCTGCCCTGTTCATCACCGTGCTCTGGTCGGGAGAGTTGCTCGCCCGCATGAAGGCGACCGGCTGTCCCTACCTCACCAAGCCGTTCACCGCCGCGGACCTCCGTGCCGCGCTCGACGACCTGCTCGGCGGCGAGGGGCGTGCCACCGTCGACGGGCCCGCGAGCGACGGCCCCGGCGGCCCCGGCGGCCCCGGTGGGAGCGGCGGGCCCGGCCCGGACAAACCCTCGGCGCCCGGATGA